A genome region from Musa acuminata AAA Group cultivar baxijiao chromosome BXJ3-5, Cavendish_Baxijiao_AAA, whole genome shotgun sequence includes the following:
- the LOC135638238 gene encoding protein BYPASS1-LIKE-like has product MLFGLIGGFDGVTMPTADFQGSSVPFAFSALSILSFRYDHPVNPPVDTHQCNHDACGEQRELVAFQRQVADLFHDLAAGDDEILSVAWMRRLLDTFLVCQEEFRVVLFGHHRSPVPVDRLVSDFFDRAVKALDVCNAVRDGVDQMRHWRKHLEIVLVALGPQQQHLGEGQLRRAKKALAEVAILMFDEKDVSSVPSHNGGLPSSSSSGDRSSHFRSLSCTVSRSWSAARLLQAIGSNLIVPRRNEVVATADLAVPMYTMSSVLLFVMWALVAAIPCQDRGPQINFSIPRSFLWAAPIMLLHERILEESKKKDRKHSAGLLKEIEKIDKCVHHLRELIDAVQFPMTEEEEVEVMQGVQELAQVCEVLKEGLDPVERQVREVFVRIVRSRKEGLCLLNGAE; this is encoded by the coding sequence ATGCTTTTTGGATTGATTGGGGGATTCGACGGTGTGACGATGCCCACCGCCGACTTCCAGGGCTCATCGGTCCCGTTCGCGTTCTCCGCCCTCTCGATCCTGAGCTTCCGGTACGATCACCCCGTCAACCCACCCGTGGATACCCACCAGTGCAACCACGATGCCTGCGGAGAGCAGCGGGAGCTCGTCGCCTTCCAGCGGCAGGTCGCCGACCTCTTCCACGACCTCGCCGCCGGGGATGACGAGATCCTTTCCGTCGCCTGGATGCGGCGGCTTCTCGACACCTTCCTCGTGTGCCAGGAGGAGTTCCGGGTGGTCCTCTTCGGCCACCACCGATCTCCGGTTCCCGTCGACCGTCTCGTATCGGACTTCTTCGATCGCGCCGTGAAGGCGCTCGACGTCTGCAACGCCGTGCGCGACGGCGTCGATCAGATGCGGCACTGGAGGAAGCACCTCGAGATCGTGCTGGTGGCCCTCGGCCCGCAGCAACAGCATCTCGGCGAGGGGCAGCTCCGCCGGGCCAAGAAGGCTCTCGCCGAAGTTGCCATCCTCATGTTCGACGAGAAGGACGTTAGCTCGGTACCTTCCCACAACGGCGGATTGCCGTCTTCATCATCCAGTGGCGACCGCAGCTCACATTTCCGCTCTCTCTCCTGTACCGTCTCCCGGTCCTGGTCCGCGGCGCGGCTGCTGCAGGCCATCGGGAGCAACCTGATCGTACCTCGCAGAAATGAGGTCGTGGCGACGGCCGATCTCGCTGTGCCTATGTACACGATGAGCTCGGTGCTCCTCTTTGTGATGTGGGCCCTCGTGGCGGCGATCCCCTGCCAAGATCGTGGTCCTCAGATAAACTTTTCCATCCCGCGGAGCTTCCTCTGGGCAGCCCCGATCATGTTGCTCCACGAGAGGATCTTGGAGGAGTCCAAGAAAAAGGACAGGAAGCACTCCGCTGGGCTGTTGAAGGAGATTGAGAAGATTGACAAGTGCGTGCACCACTTGAGGGAGCTGATCGATGCCGTCCAGTTCCCGatgacagaggaggaggaggtggaggtgatGCAGGGAGTGCAGGAGCTGGCCCAAGTCTGCGAGGTTTTGAAGGAGGGTCTTGATCCGGTGGAGCGACAGGTGAGGGAAGTCTTCGTTAGAATTGTAAGAAGCCGTAAGGAAGGGCTCTGTTTGTTGAACGGGGCTGAATGA